The Nitrospira sp. genomic interval ATCCCGGGATGGAGGCGACGGTCGTGGCGATCGTGGACTCCCGCGCGACCTGGTGCATCGTCGTCTCCAAGGCCGCGATCTGCGCATCGAGGGCCAGCACCCGCTGGGCATCTTCCTGAATCATCGCTCCGACCCACTCCACCTCTGGACTCCACTGGGCCCGTGGCTGCCAGTCCTGAATGATGCGGGCATACGCGCGACCCACGCTGGGGATTTGTAAGAGTGTCGCTTTGCGAAGGCGCGTTAGTTGCGGGAGCGTGTCCGCACTGACCAAAAAGTGCAGGAACCACTGGTTGCTGACCTCCCGCGTAATCGCGATCAATCCCGGACAGACCGCCTGGAGATCAGCGTGGAGCGTATTCACTACCCGCACCCGCTCGTTGACCAGGCGTCGTCGCCGCTTCAAGCGCTCATTCGCCACTGGAATGGCACCGACTTCTTGCAGCACGGCTTTGGCGAGCGGCAGATGCTCTCGGAGTTGAAAGAGCTCGAGCCCCATGCGCGCATCCAGCCGATCAGTCTTGGCGGCTCCTGGAAAGATCTCTTTGAACCGTGCCAACTTGAGGTTGTTGACATTGTAGAGCCGATACCCGCGCGCCTGGATCAGCCGATCCAGCGGTCGCGCATACC includes:
- a CDS encoding IS110 family transposase, whose amino-acid sequence is MTPPVELRVSLDVGARQHHVAIGLSSGAVLEEFAIAHQPEGFAHLFARIETHHQHYPGPVAVAMEGDNGYARPLDRLIQARGYRLYNVNNLKLARFKEIFPGAAKTDRLDARMGLELFQLREHLPLAKAVLQEVGAIPVANERLKRRRRLVNERVRVVNTLHADLQAVCPGLIAITREVSNQWFLHFLVSADTLPQLTRLRKATLLQIPSVGRAYARIIQDWQPRAQWSPEVEWVGAMIQEDAQRVLALDAQIAALETTMHQVARESTIATTVASIPGFGPICTAALAGEIGTVTRFQQESSLALYLGMATLDNSSGTRHGSKPPKQVNVRAKAAMMIAVDRHRKSVPESQRYYAKKRRAGKSHNQAIRALGRHLCRIMYTRLKTERPYEIRP